Part of the Virgibacillus natechei genome is shown below.
TAGTTTCTGAGGAGGTAAACCGATCAAAAGGGGATATGGGCTTATTAGAGTTTATGTATAGTGAACGCTCAAGGGGGCTTATTGATTTTGACCAGCTCAAAGATACACTTAATTATTTAGCTCAAGCCAATGGAATGGAGTTAAATGATTATATTCAATTAGTGCAAGGAATTGATGAAATGAACAAAGCTTCCAAGAAATAACTGGTGATAAAAACCAAAATGAAACACGCTTGCTCTTAACTGAGGAAGCTTATTTGAGTTACAAAAAAACTAATGGAGAGTGATTATAAAATGGGACTATTTACAAGAGAAAACGAACGCACAAAATTAATGCAAGAGAGAGACGCACTTCAAAAGGAAGACCAGAGCTTACAAACTAAAGCAACCAAAATTAATAACGCTATTCAAATGGCTGAGACAGAAGCCATGCTGGAAGGTACAAAGACAGCTGAAAGCAAAGTTAGTAAGTTTAAAAAGGGACTCCAGCAGACCCAAAAGGAACAACAAGAGCTTACAAAGAAAGCTGAAAAGATAGGGGAAAAGCTTGGAGCTCTTAACGCTGAAAAGAATAAGGAAGAACTTGAGGAGATTGCTAATAGTGATATAGACAGCTATAGGGAATTTAAGATAGCCAATGAGCTAGAAAAGAAGCTCGATTACTTTGTTAGATATGAGCTCCCAGAGATTGCTCCAGCAAGTAACTCGGCAGAAGGATATAAACCAAAAGGGTTACTTTACAAAGCAGGGGTTGAAGCTGGTTACTTTTCGCCCACAGACCCAGCAGAAAAGCCATTAAAAGAGCTATGGGAAACCAAAAAAGTGCAAGCTGACAAGGAAGCTCTTAAGAAGGTTGAGCAAGTAATGGAACAGCTAAGAAAAATTACAGAATAATAACAGCCGGGGGGGAGCTTGACTCCCCTTGAAATAAATTAAAACTTGGGAGGGAGGAGCATTGAAACTAGGGAGAGAGAAGCCACTTATAAGCATTGAGGAACAACGTGAATGGCTAGAGCATGAGAGCCAATTCAGAAGGAGCATGATGGAGCTCACGCTGAGACAAATAGAAATAGATTGCAAGCTCAATAGTTGCAGTAACAAGAAAGAAGCAAAGTAAGGGGGCTCTTGGAGCTGGCTGGATTCTTGCAAAAGACCAGAAAGCCAGCTCAGAGGTCTTTTTATTATGGAGGTGCTGAGGTGAGCAATATAAAAACTAATTATAAGGACTTATTAAGCACTTATGATACAGCTTCAAAGCATTATGAGGAGACTGGCTCAATGAGACTATTAAAGCACACTCTGGAGAACTTGGAGAGCTTTGAGAGGTCTTTTATAGAGTGTTATTCACTAGGGAAGCTCATGGAGTTACAAAGTGAGCTCAGTGCTCAAGAAATGGTAATAGTTTAATTAAAAATGGAGGTGGAGAGATTATGGCAATAACAAAAGCAGAAGGCAAGAGACTAGACCAATTAATAAGCAAGGCTCTGGATAGTATGGAGTCTTTGAGTGTCTCTGATGTGAACGAGCTTCAAGGTATTCTAAAGAAGCTGGAGAAGGCTAGGAAAGAAGCGAAAGAAAAAGAGTCACACTCAGAGCTAATTAATATAGCTGTTCAAATGCGAAATATTGAGCTGGCTCTTAGAAAGAATAAGGAAAAAGAAAAGGAATTTAATAAGCTGACTGGCTCAGAGAAACTTAAGGAGCTAAGCCCCAAGCTGGATAAGCTGGAAAGCTCTAAAGGATTAAAAGAGCTCAAGGAAAAACAAGACTTTGAGGAGTCTTACAATGAGCACGCTAAAAAGTTTGGAAACGACCCACTAACATGGGGGTAACAAAACAGCTTACTAATTGTAGGCTTTTTTTAATGAAAAAATAAGGGGGTGCTTATATTGGTAAAAGGAAACAAAGGAGGGCGACCCTTCAAAGAAACCCCAGGGTTAACAGAAGTGATTAAACAAGCTGAGAAGGCAAAGGGTGAGGGTAATGAGGAGGAGCTTAAAAAACTAAAAAAGCAACTCAAGAAACAGCATACTGTTTGTGGTGCTGTAATGGGTAATGACAAGGTTTGTATGAGAAAGCCAATAAGTGATAATGGACGTTGCCAGATTCATGGGGGCAACTCAAAAGGACAAACAACCGAGGAGGGGAGAAAAAAAGCTATGGCTAATTTAAGTAATAAAAACAGTTTGATTCATGGGGCATACTCAAAGAATTTCAAGGATAATTTAACCAAAGAAGAAGTAGGGTTTTATAATGCTACTATTGACTGGTTTTTCGAGAACTTTGAAACAGATACAGACCCTATTAATTTAACCTTACTGGATAGATTTATAATAAACTTTCTCAAGCAAGCACGTAAAGACTCAGTGGACTTCTTAAGTGAAACTCAGAGCTATAACGATTTTGAGGTAAAAATGATTCGATTCTCTGAGTCGCTAGGACTTAATAAAAAGTTTAAAGACAGCAAAGAAAACAAAGATAATACAAGCCAGTCTGATATTGCTTTATTACTTAGTAACATGAACAACAATCAATAGCTGGCTCACTAGGCTCCCTCTGGAGCTTATTTGAGGTGGTAACAATACAAGAAGGATAGAACTGGAATGGGGAGAGCGCAGAAAGCTAACAGCTGGAGCTTTCCCCTCTGATGCCTTCTTCATTAAATTTATGAGGTGGTTTTATTGTTTAAAAGCTATGAGTTTGACTCAAACTGATGATTGAGCTTAAGGACGGATACAAGCTAAGCTCTCCAGAGGTAAAACAAGCTATTGATGAGCTATTACAAGAGAAAAGTTGTGAGTTGGCTATTGTCTTAGAGCGTGGAGAAGCTAAAACACTAAGAAATGAAAAGACTGTCAATGTTGAGGACCTTATGAGGGGACCAATAAAGGGTGGATAATCCAAGAGAAGTAAAGCTATGGCTAATAAAGCTCTAAGAGGAGAGCAATAACAAAGGAACACTGAGAGAGATGGCTATTGAACTGGCTCTTTTTTTATAGTTAAATTAATGTATTGTAAAAATTAAACATGTTTTTATGTTATCTTTAGTATTAAGGTGAATGTTTTTTAAAGGAGAGTAGTTATGCAAAATCTATTGAATGACTTTATTCAAGTAATAAGAAATGATGAACGATTAGTAATTGATGGATATATAAATAAAGCAAAGATTGAGGATTTAGCATTAAACCTAGATTCAGCTTTCTTAAAATTGTTAATGGATCATGAGGGACTAAAAAAACACTTTTTCCAAGAAGTTGGTAATGTTCTTGTGTTTGATAAAGTGAAATTTCAACGCTTTATTACTAATAAGTCCTTCCTTCCAGATAGTTATACTTCCTACAAAAATAAAATAGGTTTAATTAACACAGAAAATCAATTTATTTCACAGTCTAAGAATGTTTCATTAGTATTTCCTCATAAAGATTGTGTACTTGAAGGTGGACAAGCGGAAGAGGAAGCAAAAAGAAATGAAATTTTTTGGAATGAGCTTCTTGCACCGGACCAAATTGATCAAATTTTAGCACCAAAAGTATTAACAAATTTTAAAAGATATGATGAAAATGGTATTCATAAGGTCGAAAACATTTCAATTAACGATAACTTATTTATAAAAGGAAATAATTTAATAGCTTTACATTCTTTAAAGGAAGTTTATGCGGGGAAAGTTAAAGTTATTTACATTGACCCACCATACAATACGGAGAATGATACTTTCATGTACAATGATACCTTTACTCATTCTACATGGCTGACATTCATGAAAAACAGACTTGAAATAGCAAAAAAACTATTAAGTCCAGATGGAGTCTTATTTATAAATACTGACGAAATAGAACATGCATATTTGAAAGTTCTATGTGATGAAATCTTTGATAGGGAAAATTTTGTTGGTGACCTTATTTGGAAAAAAAGAAAAGGTGGAGGTAATGATTCAACTTACCTTGCTTTAGACCATGATTATATTTTGGTTTATGCTAAAAACAAAAGTAAAGATGTTCACAAGAAAAAATGGAGGGTTCCATATACTCCAGAATACTTAGAAAGATATAAAGAAGTAGACAAAGATAATGGTCGAAGATATTACTGGGATACTCTTTCAAGAGGTGGTCTACAAAGTCCAATTGCTGTTGAGCTTGATTGTCCAGATGGTACTAAAATTACTATAAACTCGCAAAAATCAAAGAAAACTATTTTAGAGGAACTTGAGAAAGGTTTAGTTAGGATTACTAAGACTCGTAATGGTTGGACAGTTCACCATAGAGTCTACGAACCAGAAGAGGGAAAAGTTCTACGTTCAATATTAGACAATGTAGGAACAAATAAAACAGCAAAAGATGAAATAGAAGCATTATTTAATGACGATAAAGCTTTCAAACACCCTAAACCAGAGCAACTATTACAAACGCTTATAACTTTAGCTTCTGAAGAGGGAGACCTCGTTATGGACTTCTTTGTTGGTAGTGGAACCACAGCAGCTGTTGCTCACAAATTAAAACGACAATATATTGCGATAGAACAGTTAGATTATATAGAAGATATTACAATTAAAAGATTGCAAAAGGTTGTTGAAGGAGAACAAGGTGGTGTTTCAGAAGAGTTTAATTGGAACGGTGGAGCTTCTTTTATTTATTGTGAATTAAGCAAACTGAACCAGCTCTGGATAGATAAAGTTATGGAAACTAAACAAGAAAATGATTTAATAGATATATGGCACAAAATGCAAGATGAAGCTTTCTTAAGCTATAAAATTAACCTAAAAGATATTGACGAGAGTAAAAATGATTTTCAAGAACTTTCATTTGATGACAAAAAGAAATTTTTAATAGAAGTTCTTGATAAAAACCTTTTGAATTTAAGTTATTCAGAAATTGAAGATGAGGATTTTGAGGTTAGTGAGGAAGATAAGATACTAAATGAAAAATTCTATTCATTAAAGGACTGATAAATATAAGGTCAGTTAGGAGTTTAGAAATGAGTAATGAGCAATTTGAGTTATTAAATAATCTAAATTCATTAAAAAAGATGGACATGCTTCCTAAAGAAATACCAGACTCTATTCTTGAAAACATAAACCCTGATTTTGAGTTGAGAGAATATCAAAAAGAAGCTTTTTCGCGATTTATCTTTTATATGGAAAAATACAATGAAAGAGAAAAGCCTTCTCAATTGCTATTTCAAATGGCTACTGGAAGTGGAAAAACGCTTGTAATGGCTGGCTCTATTTTATATTTGTACGAGCTAGGTTATAGGAATTTCATTTTCTTTGTTAATAGTACAAATATTATAGAGAAGACAAGAACAAATTTCTTAAATGAGGAATCTAATAAATATCTCTTCAATAGTCGTATAAAAATCGGAAACAGATTTGTTACTGTTAACGAGGTGGACAATTTCCAAGGTGTTAATGAGAATGAAATAAATATTCATTTCACCACTACACAAGGATTACATCACAGAATGAATAACCCTAAAGAAAATTCTATAACTTATGAAGATTTTATTGACCAAAAAATAGTTATGCTATCAGATGAAGCTCACCATTTAAACGCTGAAACAAAAGCACTAAAGAAAAAGAAGCTTAATCAAAACGAATTTAGGGAGTTGTTAAGCTGGGAATCTACGGTAAACAGAATCTTTTCGTCAAATAAAGAAAATTTACTTTTAGAGTTCACAGCCACAGCTGAATTAACTGAGGAAGTTATTGCAAATAAATATAAAAATAAGCTGATTTATGATTACAACTTGAAAAAATTTTATGTACATAAATTCTCAAAAGAAGTTAAGGTTCTTCAAGCAAACTTGCCTACAATAGAAAGAGCTTTGCAAGCAATAGTTTTAAGTCAGTATAGATATAAGTTATTTGCTGACCATAACAAAATAATTAAACCAGTTGTTATGTTTAAAGCGAATTATATCAACCCACCTAAAAGACTAGACGAAAACACAGTTGTTTCTTCAGAGTTTAAAGAGGAGTTTATTAAAAAAATTGATAATCTAAACGCGGCTGATTTGCAGGGAATTAGAGAAAACTCTGAAGAAGATTCTATTATAAAGAAAGCATTTGATTATTTTGAACAAAGTGGAACAACTCTTGAAAATCTCGTTATGCAGCTGAAATTGGCTTTCTCTGAAGATAAATGTATTTCTGTTGATAGTTCTCAAGAAAACAAAAGAAATCAAATCATAATCAACTCATTAGAGGATAATAATAATCAAATTCGTGCTGTGTTTGCAGTAGACTCTTTAAATGAGGGTTGGGATGTCTTAAACCTCTTTGATATAGTAAGACTTTATGATACTCGTGACTCAAGAAATGGACAAGTTGGGAAAACAACAATGGCTGAAGCTCAGTTAATTGGTAGAGGAGCAAGATATTTTCCATTTCAATTAGATAGATCACAGCCTTTATATAATCGAAAATATGATGATGATTTAGAAAATCCACTTAGAGTATGTGAAGAGCTTTATTATCATAGCTCACATAACCCACGGTATATACAAGAATTGAATAAAGCACTTGATACGATTGGTATTAAGCCTTCAAATACTGTTCAAAGAAATCTTATACTAAAGGAAGATTTTAAGAAAAGCGACTTTTATAAATTGGGTGTTATATGGGTAAATGAACTTAAAACAATTAATAACTCGGAAATTGTTGGATTGGCAAATAAAATCAAAGAGAAGACTTTTAAGTTCTCTTTAAATACTGGTTTTACCTCAGAGCACAGTCTAATAAAGGAAAGACCAGAGGACCTAGACCAAGATTATGAGGTAGTTGAAAAAACTGAGAAAATACTAAGTTGGTTTGGAGGATCAATAATAAGGAAAGCATTACAACGAAATCCTTTTTATAATTTTACTAACTTAAAAACTCATTACTCTAACTTAAAATCCATTAGCGAATTTATAAGTTCAAAAGAATACCTTTCAAATTTAAGAGTTGAATTAACTGGAACGAAAAAGCAATTTACAAGTATAAATCCAGAACAGAAGCTAAACATTGTTTCTCATATTTTAAAAGATATTTCAAAAGATATTACTAAGGATTCAAATAAGAAATATGGTTCCAAAACATTTACCGCTCAAGGTATAAAACATGTTTTCAAAGATAAGGTTTTAAATTTCAACTTGTCAGATGGTGAAGATGGAGAAAAGGGTTTTCCTATGAAGGATCCAAAAGTTCCTTCAAATTATTTAGATTTGAACGCAGAAGAATGGTACGCATTTAAAGAGGATTTTGGCACTTCTGAGGAGAAAAAATTAGTCTTGTTTATGAAGTCTGCATATGAAGAACTAAAGAAAATATACTCTGAGATTTATCTATTACGAAATGAAAGACATTTTAAGTTATATAGATATTCTGATGGAAAAGTTGTTGAACCCGACTACGTATTATTTTTAGCTAAAAAAGGTGAAACAAAACAGTTAATATATCAAGTCTTTATAGAGCCAAAAGGTGGTCATCTTTTAGAAAAAGACGCTTGGAAAGAAGAGTTTATAAAAGAAATTAAAAATGATTACGAGGTAAAAACAATTTTCCAAAATAAAGATTATAACTTAATTGGCTTACCTTTTTATAACAATGAGGATGTTAATAAAAAAGAAGAGTTTAAAAATGAATTTTATAATCTTATGATTTAGCTCTATGCTACTTTTAATAGTGGCTATATGAGATGGCTCGCTCAAAGGGTTGCTCAGAATCTCTCTGTTGCAATTACCCTTTGTGAGCTGATTAATTAATCACTTAATTCAACTGAGTGGGCTGGTCGAGTTTCTTCCTATTATATAGTGGTCATATTTTACTCCAAAAGAATTACCCCACAGACCACCTTACACACTTCACTAGCCAACCCCTTGACTTTTATCTGTTACTACATTACAATAATTCTTGTCCGCTTCAAAAGAAAAGTGGTATGTAGAGTTGAAATGCTCTCAAATATGCTTCCATAGCTCAGCAGGTAGAGCACCACCATGGTAAGGTGGGGGTCAGCGGTTCGAATCCGCTTGGAAGCTCTAGTGAAAATAAGCATCTAATCCTCATATAATAGGATCAGATGCTTGTTTTTTTATGGATAGAGAAGTTCGTGCAGATAGTGAAACTGGCGGTCATACCGGTAACATGGTCCCTGTTTTTGCTGAAGGAGTAGGTTCTGAGAAGTTCAACGGAACATTAGACAATACGGATATTGTACAAATTATCGCAGAGATATCTGAAATGGACTTTGAGCCTGGAGAAATCATGCAGTAAACTGTTATATAATGAAAAACCAGTTGTGTGATAATCACATGGCTGGTTTTCTTTTGCTTGAAGAAAGGATGCTCCTTCAACAAAGCTGGATATAATATTCTAGCCTGTTTCCGCTGCCAAGCAAGTCAAGAATTTCCTGTGATAGGTTGCAGCTAAAGGAATTGAAAATTTATGTCGCCATCTTGGGGAATATGAATAAAAGAGTAATCAAATGCAAGGCGTCACGTTTTGATGCTGTAAAGGTGTTTTAGATTTTATTCATTCCTCACTGACATCCTAAACGCATAATAAGCTTGCCCTTGTATTTCCTCCTCCCATTTTGCATGAACATTAAAAAAATATGTGCCCTCTTCCTCAGGAGCAGTTTATTGGTAACATCAACCTTTGATTCATTGCCTTTATGAAATTGAGTTACTTCAATTATGTCGGGAGGAATTGGTGTACCTACATACGCGCCGGTTACATGTGTGGTAAAAGTTAGAACGTTTCCTGAATTCACTCTAAATGACCGATCGTATGTTATTTCTTCTTCTGGGTCTCTAGGATTTATAGAACAATTACTTTCATCCCAACAATATGAATACCTATTGGTAGGTATATTTATATTTCCTCCATCTAAAGAAATTTCAGGTGGTCTGGTGGATTTATTGTCTTCTTCAGTCTCGTCATTGTCGTCTGCCGCAACGAGTACGAATGATTCAGAATCA
Proteins encoded:
- a CDS encoding HGGxSTG domain-containing protein, which codes for MVKGNKGGRPFKETPGLTEVIKQAEKAKGEGNEEELKKLKKQLKKQHTVCGAVMGNDKVCMRKPISDNGRCQIHGGNSKGQTTEEGRKKAMANLSNKNSLIHGAYSKNFKDNLTKEEVGFYNATIDWFFENFETDTDPINLTLLDRFIINFLKQARKDSVDFLSETQSYNDFEVKMIRFSESLGLNKKFKDSKENKDNTSQSDIALLLSNMNNNQ
- a CDS encoding DNA methyltransferase; this encodes MQNLLNDFIQVIRNDERLVIDGYINKAKIEDLALNLDSAFLKLLMDHEGLKKHFFQEVGNVLVFDKVKFQRFITNKSFLPDSYTSYKNKIGLINTENQFISQSKNVSLVFPHKDCVLEGGQAEEEAKRNEIFWNELLAPDQIDQILAPKVLTNFKRYDENGIHKVENISINDNLFIKGNNLIALHSLKEVYAGKVKVIYIDPPYNTENDTFMYNDTFTHSTWLTFMKNRLEIAKKLLSPDGVLFINTDEIEHAYLKVLCDEIFDRENFVGDLIWKKRKGGGNDSTYLALDHDYILVYAKNKSKDVHKKKWRVPYTPEYLERYKEVDKDNGRRYYWDTLSRGGLQSPIAVELDCPDGTKITINSQKSKKTILEELEKGLVRITKTRNGWTVHHRVYEPEEGKVLRSILDNVGTNKTAKDEIEALFNDDKAFKHPKPEQLLQTLITLASEEGDLVMDFFVGSGTTAAVAHKLKRQYIAIEQLDYIEDITIKRLQKVVEGEQGGVSEEFNWNGGASFIYCELSKLNQLWIDKVMETKQENDLIDIWHKMQDEAFLSYKINLKDIDESKNDFQELSFDDKKKFLIEVLDKNLLNLSYSEIEDEDFEVSEEDKILNEKFYSLKD
- a CDS encoding DEAD/DEAH box helicase family protein; the protein is MSNEQFELLNNLNSLKKMDMLPKEIPDSILENINPDFELREYQKEAFSRFIFYMEKYNEREKPSQLLFQMATGSGKTLVMAGSILYLYELGYRNFIFFVNSTNIIEKTRTNFLNEESNKYLFNSRIKIGNRFVTVNEVDNFQGVNENEINIHFTTTQGLHHRMNNPKENSITYEDFIDQKIVMLSDEAHHLNAETKALKKKKLNQNEFRELLSWESTVNRIFSSNKENLLLEFTATAELTEEVIANKYKNKLIYDYNLKKFYVHKFSKEVKVLQANLPTIERALQAIVLSQYRYKLFADHNKIIKPVVMFKANYINPPKRLDENTVVSSEFKEEFIKKIDNLNAADLQGIRENSEEDSIIKKAFDYFEQSGTTLENLVMQLKLAFSEDKCISVDSSQENKRNQIIINSLEDNNNQIRAVFAVDSLNEGWDVLNLFDIVRLYDTRDSRNGQVGKTTMAEAQLIGRGARYFPFQLDRSQPLYNRKYDDDLENPLRVCEELYYHSSHNPRYIQELNKALDTIGIKPSNTVQRNLILKEDFKKSDFYKLGVIWVNELKTINNSEIVGLANKIKEKTFKFSLNTGFTSEHSLIKERPEDLDQDYEVVEKTEKILSWFGGSIIRKALQRNPFYNFTNLKTHYSNLKSISEFISSKEYLSNLRVELTGTKKQFTSINPEQKLNIVSHILKDISKDITKDSNKKYGSKTFTAQGIKHVFKDKVLNFNLSDGEDGEKGFPMKDPKVPSNYLDLNAEEWYAFKEDFGTSEEKKLVLFMKSAYEELKKIYSEIYLLRNERHFKLYRYSDGKVVEPDYVLFLAKKGETKQLIYQVFIEPKGGHLLEKDAWKEEFIKEIKNDYEVKTIFQNKDYNLIGLPFYNNEDVNKKEEFKNEFYNLMI
- a CDS encoding alkaline phosphatase, yielding MDREVRADSETGGHTGNMVPVFAEGVGSEKFNGTLDNTDIVQIIAEISEMDFEPGEIMQ